From a region of the Andrena cerasifolii isolate SP2316 chromosome 13, iyAndCera1_principal, whole genome shotgun sequence genome:
- the Tfb4 gene encoding transcription factor B4, whose product MSSEIETSLLLIILDVNPIQRIIKQETRILTQCLDSTIVFANAHLMQSSNNQLALLVCHSHGVKFLYPCEKSSEIRQMDGQYEKFTMVERTVRQQLQQVINEITMDNPLNGESLISGALTMALCYVARLEREKLAGEKLYSRILVITASNDSATQYMNYMNIFFTAQKMGIILDVCSLDQELTLLQQGCDITGGNYLKVPQLSGLLQYLLWIFLPDPNIRSKLVLPPPVKVDYRAACFCHQELIDIGYVCSICLSIFCKFSPICTTCHTVFKMPGPIPIKMKKKKKNLDIVH is encoded by the exons ATGTCAAGTG AAATAGAGACGAGTcttttattaattatactagACGTAAACCCGATCCAAAGAATTATAAAGCAAGAAACAAGGATATTGACGCAATGCTTGGACTCCACTATCGTTTTTGCAAATGCCCATCTAATGCAGTCATCTAACAACCAACTGGCTCTATTAGTCTGCCATAGTCATGGAGTAAAATTCTTATATCCATGCGAAAAGTCGTCGGAAATCAGACAAATGGATGGGCAGTACGAAAAGTTCACTATGGTCGAGCGTACTGTAAGGCAACAACTGCAGCAGGTGATCAATGAGATCACCATGGACAATCCTTTGAATGGAGAGAGCCTAATATCTGGGGCATTGACCATGGCACTGTGCTATGTCGCGAGACTAGAACGAGAGAAACTTGCCggtgaaaaattatattccagAATCCTCGTGATCACAGCCAGCAATGATTCCGCGACTCAATATATGAATTACATGAATATATTCTTCACCGCTCAGAAAATG GGAATAATATTGGATGTGTGCAGTTTAGATCAGGAATTGACTTTACTTCAGCAAGGTTGCGACATAACCGGGGGAAATTATTTGAAGGTTCCACAATTAAGCGGATTGCTGCAATATTTACTA TGGATATTTCTTCCTGATCCAAATATTAGGTCTAAGCTAGTGCTGCCACCACCGGTGAAAGTGGATTACCGAGCGGCGTGCTTTTGCCACCAAGAGCTTATTGATATTGGCTATGTATGCTCCATATGTTTATCAA TATTTTGTAAATTCAGTCCAATCTGTACCACTTGTCA CACAGTATTCAAAATGCCGGGACCTATACCTATcaaaatgaagaagaagaagaaaaatttgGATATAGTACATTAA
- the LOC143375797 gene encoding sideroflexin-2-like — MPMPCLVFLPLATQNIRVYCFYKLRPWAQLPIETFICALCCMFMIPSSLAIFPQCNSMSPKWLKLRPSEYKEFEANVGDHVTKLYYNKGL; from the exons ATGCCCATGCCATGCTTGGTCTTCCTTCCATTAGCAACGCAGAATATCAGGGTGTACTGTTTTTACAAGCTTCGGCCATGGGCGCAGCTTCCGATAGAGACCTTTATCTGTGCACTATG CTGCATGTTCATGATTCCCTCGTCTCTCGCAATTTTTCCGCAATGCAA TTCCATGAGCCCAAAATGGTTGAAGCTACGCCCATCCGAATACAAAGAATTTGAAGCAAATGTCGGCGACCATGTGACCAAACTCTATTATAATAAGGGACTGTGA